In one window of Silene latifolia isolate original U9 population unplaced genomic scaffold, ASM4854445v1 scaffold_266, whole genome shotgun sequence DNA:
- the LOC141639056 gene encoding uncharacterized protein LOC141639056 yields MVPRHRFCVWLIAQERLLTQDRLMKMQIIPANLCFLCGLVEEDHEHLFFRCEYSRKCRELVHRWCPFQLPAEKCCDWWITWRSRSLARKRVIAVVMAALMTNVWWCRNKCRVEMLLLRPECLVRQIHNEIRLRLSSIRIGSKNSKALPWIDIICKK; encoded by the coding sequence ATGGTGCCCAGGCATAGATTCTGTGTATGGCTCATAGCTCAGGAGAGATTACTCACACAAGATAGGCTCATGAAGATGCAGATTATTCCTGCTAATCTTTGTTTCCTGTGTGGACTGGTTGAGGAGGATCATGAGCACCTATTTTTTAGGTGTGAATACAGTAGGAAATGCAGGGAGTTGGTTCACAGATGGTGTCCTTTCCAGTTGCCTGCAGAGAAGTGTTGTGACTGGTGGATTACATGGAGATCACGAAGTTTGGCAAGAAAACGAGTGATAGCAGTTGTAATGGCAGCATTGATGACTAACGTATGGTGGTGCAGGAACAAATGCAGGGTGGAAATGCTACTGCTTAGACCTGAATGTTTAGTCAGACAGATTCATAATGAAATTCGACTAAGGTTGAGTAGTATTAGAATTGGTAGCAAGAATAGTAAAGCTTTGCCCTGGATTGATATAATTTGTAAGAAGTAG